From the genome of Thermococcus sp.:
AAGACCTGCCTTCTGAGAAACGACGATTTGATAGACTTTTTGACGGCAATGAGAAACGGCGCGAGCGACGCGGAACTCGTCGATATTTTCAAAAAAGCGGTGTTAAAACGCGAACCCTACTGGAAGTAGAAAGGTTTTTGTGGATTGAAGCGCAGGTATTTAACGGTGGGACCGTGGGGATAGAAAGTTTTACTCCTTATTTCTCGGGGATAATGCTCATAATAATCGGAATTTATGGAATGGTTAAATCCTACTGGGGTTGGAAAAACCATGAAGAACCCATTAAAAAGCTCGCCCTAACCCTTCTCATATCATTTGGATTGTTTGGAATAGTTGGAGGTGTCGCCGTTTTTCTTACGGTACTCGTTAATCCCGATTTTTGGATCCTTGAGGCTATCGTAATCACTGCAGGATACCTCATTCTGGCCAATGAAGCCCTTGATATACTTGAAAAGCTTAAGAAACCAAAAAGAGAGCATCCAAAAAGAAAGATAAAATGTTCCCTTCCAGTTGCTGGGATTTTGAAATCACGAGAGGAGGCGATTATTCTCCTGAAGGCCATTAAAAACTATTCGGGATTGCCACTTCTCATCGTAGGAAGAGAACATCCCAACGAATGGAGAGCCAGAACAAGAATAGAACCCGACGAGTACATCTGGCTCACAAGGGTCGAACACAAAAAAGCGGTAAGTCCAAGTAGTCTTCACGTCCTCAGCGGAAAAGTCATTGAGTTCATAAGGGAAAACCCGGGTAGCGTTATTTATATCGAGGGAATAGAGTACATGCTCTTTTACTCCGACTTCAAGGCTGTTGCCAAGTTCCTTTTCTCAATCAGGGACGTGGCTA
Proteins encoded in this window:
- a CDS encoding DUF835 domain-containing protein yields the protein MGIESFTPYFSGIMLIIIGIYGMVKSYWGWKNHEEPIKKLALTLLISFGLFGIVGGVAVFLTVLVNPDFWILEAIVITAGYLILANEALDILEKLKKPKREHPKRKIKCSLPVAGILKSREEAIILLKAIKNYSGLPLLIVGREHPNEWRARTRIEPDEYIWLTRVEHKKAVSPSSLHVLSGKVIEFIRENPGSVIYIEGIEYMLFYSDFKAVAKFLFSIRDVAMMEDAHVLILANEDTLTPEQMAILKKEFEDVDVEKVLEKMMGPALFGAIPSKRRGDINASTEGSKERSGAGKEEAEEAQPLRREEATEEGR